Below is a window of Heteronotia binoei isolate CCM8104 ecotype False Entrance Well chromosome 14, APGP_CSIRO_Hbin_v1, whole genome shotgun sequence DNA.
TGATATCTGCCTGACCCCAATACAGTTTGTTGGACCGGCTGTCTGTGTGAGTGTCTTCCTTAGAACTGCAACTCTGACCAGagtctgaccagagtggcccagtGGGCGCTTCTACTACTGCTCTGtcactcagaagctaagcagagctgacccCGGGTAGTatttcgatgggagaccaccaagccaCACCagggcgatggcaaaccacctctgaatgtctcttgacttgGAAACcacctctacccccccccccaagtcaccataagtcagctgtgacagcaggggggaaaaagctgccttgagttctgcaaggtagAAAGGAGGCTAATATaggtttttaaataaatgaataagcaAACGAGCAAACCAGCTACGAAGGATTGGGCTACTAGCTCTTAATTACTCAGACACTTCAAGGCAAGCTCAAACGGTCACCGTTTCCATCAAATTACTCTATACTTTTAATTTCACTCTCCTCTCTGAACAACATCTCGACTACACAGAATAAGGGGACCCGCCATCTTCCGCCTTGCTGCCGACTGCCTCACAACTTCATGTAGTCCTTGAGAATCATCTCCAGTCGGTGGCTGAGCAAAATGCTGCCTTTCACCTTGATCTTGCCCACCAGGAAAGCCCGCTGCGGCTTGACCTTGCCCAGGACGAGCTCCATGAAGTCCTTTTCGGAGAGGGTGAAGACAGCATGGGCGGGCTGGCGGGAAGGTCCTCGGTAGATCTCGCCGGAGCCGGTCTTCAGATCCAGAGTCCACTGGGCCACCATCAACTCCCCGCTCATGATATCCCACTGGAAGATGGCGTTCACCTTTGTGACAAGCTGACTGCCAACCTCTCTGATACGGCGGCCGATTTCTTCAAACACCACGTCACTCTGAAGACTGACAGCTTTGGCTGGAGAATCTTTAGGGGCCACCATGAGCGCCACATAGAGTTCAGAGGCAGCTGTTTCCTCTGCTGCTTTCGTCTTAGCACGAAGAcactttttttttacttctttccACATGTTCGGTTTCAgactgggaggagggagggaattaCCATCAACTAGTCAGAGTGCAGGTTTCCAATTCCTTTTGTTACCACTGCAATAGCCGTGCATGCTCCAGCAATGGCCTCCTTGTCTCTCCAACAGTGGCTTGGTAGCACAAGCACCAATGACTGTACCACAACATGAAGCGTGACTCATTGTTGGGTGGCCACATTGTGAACTCAGAAGGAGCAGCCAGTCAGCATCGAGTTTGGATTAAGATGCATGCTGGAATCCCATTGGTGAATTTCAGACCACACCAGCCCCCAGAAAACTCTGAGAAGTGGCTCAAAGGGAAAGCCTCAGGGAAGGGGAAGATTCCGAAGGACCAGGTTTGGAATCTCCCAGCTCTCTCCAGAAAGGAGAGGATCATTTAAAGTGTTGTTTTCACACTGAAGCCCCCCAAAAAGGGCCATTATGAGAAGAGGCCTCTTGGTTTATGAATTTCCTTCTAGGGATTCCAGGCAGTACATATAATAGCAATTATGGttgttattatatatatatatttttggagagggacggtggctcagtggtagagcatctgcttggtaagcagaaggtcccaggttcaatccctggcatctccaactaagaagggttcaggcagataggtgtgaaaaacctcagcttgagactctggagagcaggggaaggacgttggctcagtggtagagcatctgctcggtaagcagaaggtcccaggttcaatccctggcatctccaactaagaagggttcaggcaagtaggcgtgaaaaacctcagcttgagaccttggagagcaggggagggacgttggctcagtggcagagcatctgcttggtaagcagaaggtcccagattcaatccctggcatctccaaaaaagggtccaggcaaataggtgtgaaaaacctcagcttgagaccctggagagcaggggagggacggtggctcagtggtagagcatctgcttggtaagcaggtcccagattcaatccctggcatctccaactaagaagggttcaggcaagtaggcttgaaaaacctccacttgagaccctggagagctgctgccagtctgagaagacaatactgactttgatggaccgagggtctgattcagtataaggcagcttcatatgtccatatgtgcaTGTTCAAGTCACAAATGGCAACTCCTGGTGAGGTTTTCCAGGCAGGAGACATTTAGAAGTGGtttcccactgcctgcctctgcgtagcgacccggggtgtccttggtggtctcccgcccCACTACTGACCAAGACTGACTCTGCGTAACTTCCCAGgtctgacaagatggggctatCCTGCTCACATTCTCACATATGTCACCGCTGTTACTCTATAACCTTGCAGATAacagaaggcaggcagggagcTCCAGATTAAAAACTTGGCTTGCTTATGTGCTCCCGTGTGCTTATGTGCTTGCTGCCTGCGGGTGGGCAAATGATGGGGAAGACTCTGACATGGTGCAGGCGAAAGGAATGACCATCTGATTTGCGTGCCCCATAAGGCAAAAGAAGGGAAATTATGCCCCAGCGCCGGAGAAAGAGAAGCCCGGCACTGTtatgggccagccagagctcagTGGCAGCGGGATCTCCTTGGGAGCTGGAGTgcagcaggagcagcagggaggagaagaggagcttCATGTGGCCAGCTCTGAGCCGGCAAAAGGCACGCTGGAAAGGCTCACAATCAGCGGCTGCCTCAGCACCCCCAAAGCAGCAGGGGAACCTCAGTTAAGCCTTCACAGTCCACCAGGCTCACCTCCGCCCTTTGAGCACCCAAGGCAGCAGCTAAGAAGGGAGCTGCGAGAAAGGGCTCCTGACCTCCTCGCCAGCTGCTTGCTGACAACGGCTCGGACTAGTTGCAAAGTTATGCTCCAGCAGCCAGCTGCTATTAAGGCTAGTTAGTGGATGCCTATGAAACCAACTCAAGGAGTCTGCTCGTTTGTAGAAGCAACAAGTCACCCTGCTACACTCCGCGGCCACAGCTCCTGCCTCACCTGTGCAACCTTGGACCAGCTCTGACTTTTGACTTTGCGAGTCCCGTTTGAGCATGACTCTCGCACCTTCTGACTCCAGTCTCTGGGCAACCCCTCTGTCAACAGCACTCTGGCTTGATTCTTTGGGACTGGACTCTGTCGTGCAGTTCCGGACAGTTCTAG
It encodes the following:
- the SCP2D1 gene encoding SCP2 sterol-binding domain-containing protein 1: MWKEVKKKCLRAKTKAAEETAASELYVALMVAPKDSPAKAVSLQSDVVFEEIGRRIREVGSQLVTKVNAIFQWDIMSGELMVAQWTLDLKTGSGEIYRGPSRQPAHAVFTLSEKDFMELVLGKVKPQRAFLVGKIKVKGSILLSHRLEMILKDYMKL